One window of Lemur catta isolate mLemCat1 chromosome 3, mLemCat1.pri, whole genome shotgun sequence genomic DNA carries:
- the RPS27 gene encoding 40S ribosomal protein S27, whose protein sequence is MPLAKDLLHPSPEEEKRKHKKKRLVQSPNSYFMDVKCPGCYKITTVFSHAQTVVLCVGCSTVLCQPTGGKARLTEGCSFRRKQH, encoded by the exons ATGCCT CTCGCAAAGGATCTCCTTCATCCCTCtccagaagaggagaagaggaaacACAAGAAGAAGCGCCTGGTGCAGAGCCCAAATTCCTACTTCATGGATGTGAAATGCCCAG gctGCTATAAAATCACCACGGTGTTTAGCCATGCACAAACAGTAGTTTTGTGTGTTGGTTGCTCTACTGTCCTCTGCCAGCCTACAGGAGGAAAAGCAAGGCTTACAGAAG GATGTTCCTTCAGAAGGAAGCAGCACTAA